The Oncorhynchus masou masou isolate Uvic2021 chromosome 6, UVic_Omas_1.1, whole genome shotgun sequence genome has a window encoding:
- the ebpl gene encoding emopamil-binding protein-like: MKMVSAAFKETQSFFTPVTVYSLLACATQFVVGYTLAQIWGRKCSGTDRWVLVWLFYDAIVHITLEGPFVYMSLVGTVATSDNIFAELWKEYGKADERWLHSDPTIVSLELLTVVLDGILALVLVYAIVKDKHYRHFVQITLCVCELYGGWMTFCPDWLAGSPNLNTNHWLYLWIYLVFFNGVWVVVPGLLLWQSWLSLKRLHPSYQAPKKQK, encoded by the exons ATGAAAATGGTATCGGCGGCGTTTAAAGAAACCCAATCTTTCTTTACTCCAGTGACGGTTTATTCTCTGCTGGCCTGCGCCACTCAGTTCGTCGTGGGATACACCCTCGCGCAGATATGGGGAAGAAAATGCTCTGGAACTGATAGATGGGTGCTCGTGTGGCTTTTCTACGACGCAATTGTTCACATTACTCTG GAAGGACCCTTTGTTTACATGTCACTTGTTGGAACCGTGGCAACTTCAGACAATATTTTTGCTGAACTTT GGAAGGAGTATGGAAAGGCAGACGAGCGCTGGCTCCACTCTGACCCAACCATCGTCTCCTTGGAGCTGCTGACGGTGGTCCTGGACGGCATCCTGGCGCTGGTGCTTGTCTATGCCATCGTCAAGGACAAACACTACAG GCACTTTGTCCAGatcacgttgtgtgtgtgtgagttgtacGGAGGCTGGATGACCTTCTGTCCAGACTGGCTGGCAGGCAGCCCCAACCTCAACACAAACCACTGGCTCTACTTATGGATCTACCTGGTCTTCTTTAATGGGGTGTGGGTGGTGGTGCCTGGACTGCTGCTGTGGCAATCATGGCTGTCACTCAAACGACTTCACCCCTCCTACCAAGCCCCGAAGAAGCAGAAATAG
- the LOC135542736 gene encoding importin subunit alpha-4-like isoform X1 has protein sequence MAENADLDNHRIKSFKNKGRDVETMRRHRNEVTVELRKNKRDEHLLKKRNVPQEESLEDSDIDSDFKGQNVTLEAILQNAVSDNGLIQLSAVQAARKLLSSDRNPPIDDLIKSGILPILVKCLERDDNPSLQFEAAWALTNIASGTSQQTQAVVKSSPDAVPLFLRLLQSPHQNVCEQAVWALGNIIGDGPQCRDYVISLGVVKPLLSFINPSIPITFLRNVTWVIVNLCRNKDPPPPMETVQEILPALCVLIYHTDINILVDTVWALSYLTDGGNEQIQMVIDSGVVPFLVPLLSHQEVKVQTAALRAVGNIVTGTDEQTQVVLNCDVLSHFPNLLTHPKEKINKEAVWFLSNITAGNQQQVQAVIDAGLLPMIIHQLAKGDFGTQKEAAWAISNLTISGRKDQVEYLVQQNVVPPFCSLLSVKDSQVVQVVLDGLKNVLIMAGDEASTIAEIIEECGGLEKIENLQQHENEDIYKLAFEIIDQYFSGDDIDEDPSLIPEATQGGTFNFDPATNLQAKEFKF, from the exons ATGGCAGAAAACGCCGATTTGGATAACCACCGAATTAAGAGCTTCAAAAATAAGGGGCGCGATGTCGAG aCTATGCGAAGACATCGCAATGAAGTGACAGTGGAGCTGAGAAAG AACAAACGAGATGAGCACCTTCTGAAGAAGAGGAACGTTCCACAGGAGGAGAGCCTGGAAGACTCAGACATAGACTCAGACTTTAAAGGG CAAAATGTAACACTGGAAGCCATCTTACAG AATGCTGTCAGTGACAACGGACTCATCCAGCTCAGTGCCGTGCAGGCAGCCAGAAAACTCCTGTCCAGTGACAGAAACCCCCCCATCGACGACTTGATTAAGTCCGGCATCCTGCCCATCCTGGTCAAATGCCTAGAGAGGGACGACAA tccctctctccagttTGAGGCTGCCTGGGCGTTGACCAACATAGCATCAGGGACGTCACAACAGACTCAAGCTGTGGTCAAATCTAGT CCAGATGCTGTGCCTCTATTCCTGCGGCTGCTACAATCTCCTCACCAGAACGTATGTGAACAGGCCGTGTGGGCGCTAGGCAACATCATCG GCGATGGACCGCAGTGCAGGGATTACGTAATCTCCTTGGGCGTGGTCAAGCCCCTGCTGTCGTTTATTAACCCCTCCATCCCCATCACCTTCCTCCGCAACGTCACCTGGGTCATCGTCAACCTCTGCCGCAACAAGGACCCACCGCCCCCCATGGAGACAGTACAGGAG atTCTACCTGctctctgtgtattgatatacCACACTGATATAAAT ATCCTAGTGGATACAGTGTGGGCCTTGTCCTATCTCACAGACGGAGGGAACGAACAGATCCAGATGGTAATCGACTCGGGGGTTGTCCCCTTCCTCGTCCCCCTGCTCAGCCACCAAGAGGTCAAAGTTCAG ACTGCAGCTCTGAGGGCAGTGGGGAACATTGTGACGGGGACAGACGAGCAGACACAGGTGGTGCTCAACTGTGACGTCCTCTCGCACTTCCCCAACCTGCTCACACACCCCAAGGAGAAGATCAACAAG GAGGCCGTGTGGTTCCTGTCCAACATCACAGCAGGCAACCAGCAGCAGGTGCAGGCCGTCATCGACGCTGGCCTGCTGCCCATGATCATCCACCAGCTGGCTAAG GGAGACTTTGGCACACAGAAGGAGGCAGCCTGGGCCATCAGCAACTTGACAATAAGTGGAAGAAAAGATCAG GTGGAGTACCTGGTGCAGCAGAATGTGGTTCCTCCGTTCTGCAGCCTGCTGTCTGTGAAGGACTCCCAGGTGGTTCAGGTGGTCCTAGACGGCCTCAAGAACGTCCTCATCATGGCCGGGGACGAGGCCAGCACCATCGCTGAGATCATAGAAGAGTGtggag GTCTAGAGAAGATCGAGAACCTTCAGCAGCATGAAAACGAGGACATCTACAAACTAGCCTTCGAGATCATCGACCAGTACTTCTCAGGAGACGAT ATTGACGAGGATCCCAGCTTGATCCCCGAAGCCACTCAGGGCGGAACCTTCAACTTTGACCCCGCCACCAACCTGCAAGCAAAGGAGTTCAAGTTTTAA
- the LOC135541708 gene encoding putative potassium channel regulatory protein → MSAQDLITFNIGGQTFTTTLSTLRRHQDSRIARILDGKDADFKVISGQVFVDRDGTFFKYILDYMRTGQITLPAEFSDYNGLAQEAQFYGLHPLALWVERNSHRSRVEVLELRFSVQETHGFFQIFCSNNKTLEALARRISIFVEHPNLNGNFPHLPQNSSTPHPVPVQRPSHHDMVFHCGTDQLARDDFSARFVTIEPDDRKLLNSTNVLGLLVDTLLKDGFRLIDTRTVSQEEKTECYMFERSRNTQIVVLSETPRAEHLRRQDTQSQLGEGKKK, encoded by the exons ATGAGTGCCCAGGACTTAATAACATTCAATATTGGAGGTCAAACATTCACCACTACTCTGTCAACTCTCAGAAGACACCAAGACTCAAGAATAGCTAGGATCCTGGATGGCAAAGACGCAGATTTTAAAGTTATCAGTGGACAAGTTTTTGTAGATAGAGATGGGACTTTCTTTAAATACATCCTGGATTATATGAGGACAGGTCAAATCACCTTGCCAGCAGAATTCTCTGACTACAATGGCTTGGCTCAAGAAGCACAGTTCTATGGTTTGCATCCTTTGGCACTTTGGGTTGAGAGGAACAGCCATCGATCCAGAGTTGAGGTTCTAGAGTTGCGCTTCTCTGTCCAGGAAACTCACGGATTCTTCCAAATATTCTGCTCCAACAACAAAACTCTGGAGGCTTTGGCGAGAAGGATATCCATTTTTGTGGAACATCCAAATCTGAATGGGAATTTCCCACACCTGCCTCAGAACTCCAGCACACCTCATCCTGTACCGGTCCAGAGACCCTCTCACCACGACATGGTGTTCCACTGTGGGACTGAccaactagccagggatgacttCTCTGCCAG GTTTGTAACTATTGAGCCGGATGACAGAAAGCTTCTCAACAGCACCAACGTCCTGGGCCTGCTGGTAGACACCCTTCTGAAGGATGGGTTTCGCCTGATTGACACAAGAACAGTTTCCCAAGAGGAGAAGACTGAATGCTACATGTTTGAAAGGAGCAGGAATACCCAGATCGTTGTACTGAGTGAAACCCCCAGAGCAGAACATCTCAGAAGACAGGACACACAGAGCCAGCTTGGTGAAGGAAAGAAAAAGTGA
- the LOC135542736 gene encoding importin subunit alpha-4-like isoform X2, which translates to MAENADLDNHRIKSFKNKGRDVETMRRHRNEVTVELRKNKRDEHLLKKRNVPQEESLEDSDIDSDFKGQNVTLEAILQNAVSDNGLIQLSAVQAARKLLSSDRNPPIDDLIKSGILPILVKCLERDDNPSLQFEAAWALTNIASGTSQQTQAVVKSNAVPLFLRLLQSPHQNVCEQAVWALGNIIGDGPQCRDYVISLGVVKPLLSFINPSIPITFLRNVTWVIVNLCRNKDPPPPMETVQEILPALCVLIYHTDINILVDTVWALSYLTDGGNEQIQMVIDSGVVPFLVPLLSHQEVKVQTAALRAVGNIVTGTDEQTQVVLNCDVLSHFPNLLTHPKEKINKEAVWFLSNITAGNQQQVQAVIDAGLLPMIIHQLAKGDFGTQKEAAWAISNLTISGRKDQVEYLVQQNVVPPFCSLLSVKDSQVVQVVLDGLKNVLIMAGDEASTIAEIIEECGGLEKIENLQQHENEDIYKLAFEIIDQYFSGDDIDEDPSLIPEATQGGTFNFDPATNLQAKEFKF; encoded by the exons ATGGCAGAAAACGCCGATTTGGATAACCACCGAATTAAGAGCTTCAAAAATAAGGGGCGCGATGTCGAG aCTATGCGAAGACATCGCAATGAAGTGACAGTGGAGCTGAGAAAG AACAAACGAGATGAGCACCTTCTGAAGAAGAGGAACGTTCCACAGGAGGAGAGCCTGGAAGACTCAGACATAGACTCAGACTTTAAAGGG CAAAATGTAACACTGGAAGCCATCTTACAG AATGCTGTCAGTGACAACGGACTCATCCAGCTCAGTGCCGTGCAGGCAGCCAGAAAACTCCTGTCCAGTGACAGAAACCCCCCCATCGACGACTTGATTAAGTCCGGCATCCTGCCCATCCTGGTCAAATGCCTAGAGAGGGACGACAA tccctctctccagttTGAGGCTGCCTGGGCGTTGACCAACATAGCATCAGGGACGTCACAACAGACTCAAGCTGTGGTCAAATCTA ATGCTGTGCCTCTATTCCTGCGGCTGCTACAATCTCCTCACCAGAACGTATGTGAACAGGCCGTGTGGGCGCTAGGCAACATCATCG GCGATGGACCGCAGTGCAGGGATTACGTAATCTCCTTGGGCGTGGTCAAGCCCCTGCTGTCGTTTATTAACCCCTCCATCCCCATCACCTTCCTCCGCAACGTCACCTGGGTCATCGTCAACCTCTGCCGCAACAAGGACCCACCGCCCCCCATGGAGACAGTACAGGAG atTCTACCTGctctctgtgtattgatatacCACACTGATATAAAT ATCCTAGTGGATACAGTGTGGGCCTTGTCCTATCTCACAGACGGAGGGAACGAACAGATCCAGATGGTAATCGACTCGGGGGTTGTCCCCTTCCTCGTCCCCCTGCTCAGCCACCAAGAGGTCAAAGTTCAG ACTGCAGCTCTGAGGGCAGTGGGGAACATTGTGACGGGGACAGACGAGCAGACACAGGTGGTGCTCAACTGTGACGTCCTCTCGCACTTCCCCAACCTGCTCACACACCCCAAGGAGAAGATCAACAAG GAGGCCGTGTGGTTCCTGTCCAACATCACAGCAGGCAACCAGCAGCAGGTGCAGGCCGTCATCGACGCTGGCCTGCTGCCCATGATCATCCACCAGCTGGCTAAG GGAGACTTTGGCACACAGAAGGAGGCAGCCTGGGCCATCAGCAACTTGACAATAAGTGGAAGAAAAGATCAG GTGGAGTACCTGGTGCAGCAGAATGTGGTTCCTCCGTTCTGCAGCCTGCTGTCTGTGAAGGACTCCCAGGTGGTTCAGGTGGTCCTAGACGGCCTCAAGAACGTCCTCATCATGGCCGGGGACGAGGCCAGCACCATCGCTGAGATCATAGAAGAGTGtggag GTCTAGAGAAGATCGAGAACCTTCAGCAGCATGAAAACGAGGACATCTACAAACTAGCCTTCGAGATCATCGACCAGTACTTCTCAGGAGACGAT ATTGACGAGGATCCCAGCTTGATCCCCGAAGCCACTCAGGGCGGAACCTTCAACTTTGACCCCGCCACCAACCTGCAAGCAAAGGAGTTCAAGTTTTAA